One window from the genome of Nicotiana tomentosiformis chromosome 5, ASM39032v3, whole genome shotgun sequence encodes:
- the LOC104105846 gene encoding monothiol glutaredoxin-S1-like: MERVMKLGAESPVVIFSKSSCCISHSIETLIRSFGANPTVYELDEIPNGREMEKALVELGCKPSVPAVFIGKELVGGSNEIMSLNLRGNKLKQLLIRANAIWV; the protein is encoded by the coding sequence ATGGAAAGAGTGATGAAGTTGGGAGCAGAAAGTCCAGTGGTGATTTTCAGCAAGAGTAGTTGTTGCATCTCTCACAGCATCGAAACCCTAATTCGTAGTTTTGGTGCAAATCCTACCGTTTATGAGCTTGATGAAATTCCAAATGGGAGGGAAATGGAGAAAGCATTAGTTGAATTAGGGTGTAAGCCTAGTGTGCCAGCAGTGTTCATTGGGAAAGAATTGGTTGGTGGTTCTAATGAGATTATGAGCCTTAATTTGAGGGGCAATAAGCTCAAGCAACTGCTCATAAGGGCTAATGCAATTTGGGTATAA
- the LOC138892989 gene encoding uncharacterized protein has translation MAKKILVCGIRPDEYNCISACQSAKEIWEAFQTTHEGTTQMKEDESIQDMHTRFTSIINELHSLGEVIPRNKLVQKILSALPGSKESKMNVIIEAKDLQKLIIDELIGNPKTYEMKRKKDLERREPKKEKNLVLKVVNNDSSSNESDIVYLTRRFQKIIRRNRWIPKKGSSIRNFKGSYCCHKCGKSGHFIKDCHLHKQDHYKTNTDKVAKRNQVPGRKFKRKDVVDNI, from the exons ATGGCAAAGAAGATTCTTGTTTGTGGCATCAGACCAGATGAATACAACTGCATCTCAGCTTGTCAGTCTGCTAAGGAGATATGGGAAGCTTTTCAAACTACCCATGAGGGAACTACTCAG ATGAAGGAGGATGAGTCTATTCAGGATATGCACACACGTTTCACCTCCATTATCAATGAGCTTCACTCCCTTGGAGAAGTCATCCCAAGAAACAAGCTAGTCCAGAAAATACTCAGTGCTTTACCAGGTTCTAAGGAAAGTAAAATGAATGTTATCATTGAAGCCAAGGATCTGCAGAAGCTGatcattgatgaactcattggaaATCCCAAAACCTATGAgatgaaaagaaagaaagatcttGAAAGAAGAGAGCCCAAGAAAGAGAAGAACCTGGTTCTCAAGGTTGTCAACAACGACTCAAGTAGTAATGAATCCGACATAGTGTATCTCACTCGAAGATTCCAAAAGATTATTCGAAGAAATAGATGGATTCCAAAGAAAGGAAGTTCCATCAGGAATTTCAAAGGAAGTTATTGTTGTCATAAGTGTGGAAAGTCTGGACACTTCATTAAAGACTGTCATCTTCATAAGCAAGATCATTACAAAACCAATACTGATAAGGTGGCTAAGAGAAACCAGGTCCCTGGCAGGAAGTTCAAAAGAAAAGATGTTGTTGACAACATATAG
- the LOC104105847 gene encoding uncharacterized protein produces MDNNQNTRPAGALPSDTEPNPKAQVNAVTLRNGRELEEVPEKRNYTTSPEGELVLKPVEENKKEKPEIVTRPPPPFSQRLQKQKDDAMYKIFLDILSQVHVNLPLVKNLQEVPKGQYKFDAILFVQATRIGVLRPTTITLQLADRSLVMPEGIIEDVLVRMGKFILPADFIVLDYEADEKVPIILGRSFLATGGSLIDVREGKLKMRVGNEEINFNVYKALKLPKHYEDL; encoded by the exons ATGGATAACAATCAGAATACTAGACCTGCTGGAGCTCTCCCGAGTGATACTGAACCTAATCCTAAGGCTCAAGTCAATGCGGTTACCTTGAGAAATGGGAGAGAATTAGAAGAAGTTCCAGAGAAAAGGAATTATACAACTAGCCCTGAAGGAGAATTAGTTCTTAAGCCCGTTGAGGAGAATAAGAAAGAAAAGCCAGAAATTGTGACAAGGCCTCCACCTCCGTTTTCACAAAGACTGCAAAAGCAAAAAGATGATGCTATGTACAAAATATTCTTAGATATTTTGAGCCAAGTTCATGTGAATTTGCCTTTGGTGAAAAATTTGCAGGAAGTGCCAAA GGGCcagtataaatttgatgccatCCTCTTTGTTCAAGCAACTCGGATTGGGGTGCTTAGACCTACTACAATCACTTTACAGTTGGCAGATAGGTCACTAGTTATGCCAGAAGGAATTATTGAGGATGTGTTAGTTCGAATGGGAAAGTTTATTCTTCCTGCTGATTTTATTGTTCTTGATTATGAGGCAGATGAGAAAGTACCCATTATTTTGGGGCGATCATTCTTAGCTACTGGTGGATCGCTTATTGATGTTAGGGAAGGAAAGTTGAAGATGAGAGTTGGCAATGAGGAAATTAATTTTAATGTGTACAAGGCACTTAAGCTCCCTAAGCATTATGAGGACTTGTGA